From Juglans regia cultivar Chandler chromosome 8, Walnut 2.0, whole genome shotgun sequence, the proteins below share one genomic window:
- the LOC108992155 gene encoding peptidyl-prolyl cis-trans isomerase CYP21-4-like, translating to MARIKPQALLQQSKKKKGPTRISVTTIILCNLIVVLIVFFLFSTYRHWNQRSRFQTDDHLSVSEDENALVDPKKPDVPGYAVLNTSKGYITVELYKESSPEVVDEFIELCQKGHFKGMLFNRVIKHYVIQAGNAQGVGATEDWTSKGKHYDHLDTSLKHEAFMLGTSKGKRDDKGFELFITTAPIPDLNEKLIVFGRVIKGEEVVQEIEEVDTDENYQPKSSIGIINVNLKQKI from the exons ATGGCAAGGATCAAACCTCAAGCTCTGCTACAACAAAGCAAAAAGAAGAAGGGGCCGACTCGAATAAGTGTCACTACTATCATATTGTGCAATTTGATTGTTGTGTTGATTGTGTTTTTCCTGTTTTCAACATACAGACACTGGAATCAAAG GTCAAGGTTTCAAACAGATGACCACTTATCAGTTTCTGAG GATGAAAACGCACTTGTGGATCCAAAAAAACCTGATGTCCCTGGATATGCT gttttgaATACCTCAAAAGGGTACATAACAGTGGAACTTTACAAGGAAAGTTCTCCTGAAGTTGTTGACGAATTCATTGAATTATG TCAGAAGGGGCACTTCAAGGGAATGCTTTTTAACCGTGTTATAAAACACTATGTCATTCAAGCTGGGAATGCACAAGGGGTTGGAGCTACTGAAGATTGGACTTCGAAAGGAAAGCATTATGATCATCTTGACACAAG TCTGAAACATGAGGCATTCATGCTTGGAACTTCAAAGGGTAAACGTGATGACAAAGGATTTGAGCTTTTCATTACAACTGCCCCCATCCCAGATTTAAACGAGAAACTTATTGTATTTGGGCGGGTCATCAAGGGAGAGGAAGTTGTTCAG GAAATCGAGGAGGTGGATACAGATGAAAACTATCAACCTAAATCCTCTATTGGCATCATCAATGTGAATCTCAAACAGAAAATCTGA